A stretch of the Haloarchaeobius salinus genome encodes the following:
- a CDS encoding cytochrome C oxidase subunit II, giving the protein MDSPLDPPEGNWWNETVNRRETLWIALSAGWAVTLFGWMFGWTEFGEQNNVGQTYSVTPDQFQGKVAEFKDAAERTDRGFVPAGEDVYVGALQWGWDGLPVVLEAGETYKFHLGSYDVQHGFSVRNEENLSQQISLQMLPDYEWVLEMSFDDSGTYHVVCNEFCGNGHRSMHSAIHVEE; this is encoded by the coding sequence ATGGACTCACCGCTCGACCCCCCGGAAGGCAACTGGTGGAACGAGACCGTCAATCGACGCGAGACGCTGTGGATCGCGCTCTCGGCCGGCTGGGCGGTCACGCTGTTCGGCTGGATGTTCGGCTGGACCGAGTTCGGCGAGCAGAACAACGTCGGGCAGACCTACAGCGTCACGCCCGACCAGTTCCAGGGGAAGGTCGCCGAGTTCAAGGACGCGGCCGAGCGGACGGACCGTGGGTTCGTCCCCGCCGGCGAGGACGTCTACGTCGGCGCGCTCCAGTGGGGCTGGGACGGCCTCCCGGTCGTCCTGGAGGCCGGTGAGACGTACAAGTTCCACCTCGGCTCCTACGACGTCCAGCACGGGTTCTCGGTGCGCAACGAGGAGAACCTGAGCCAGCAGATCTCCCTGCAGATGCTGCCCGACTACGAGTGGGTCCTCGAGATGTCGTTCGACGACTCCGGGACGTACCACGTCGTCTGCAACGAGTTCTGTGGCAACGGCCACCGGAGCATGCACAGCGCCATCCACGTGGAGGAGTAA
- a CDS encoding cytochrome c oxidase subunit I, whose translation MFGLSTYDYDDDGFRRCSVTGLDIHRSAEDMVKLYGLTAILALAVGGVFAVFVALTRWEVVGLLSPGDFYTYLSIHAWNLLIFWMVFMEVAILYVGGPFVLGRKLALPSLAKVGYVVMLAGAVTVNAAIWLTSYPNNAPLLTSYVPLESSWQFYLGALVFVLGAIIAALPFFATMWKEKRENPGKTLPLVAFGAFATSIIAFEALLGGVLTYGPALLWRLEILATLDSAFYRQMYWIIGHGSQQINLLAMITVWYFLTHVVGGAEVASQKVSRTAFVLYLFFINMGAAHHLMSDPVVSTGWRMWNTSYAAYGAVLASMIHAFAIPAGLEAGRRAKGKGGGLFGWLWSGPWDDPGFSATILSIVLFGFLGGITGVMMGQMQLNMTWHNTLATPGHFHATVATGTTLAFMGLGYYVLRLVFGRDWALGPLAKIQPFLYGGAMGVTVVMMMYAGVLFGVPRRHPAVMDIPGTEFSFEAAAPFFAVFGIGALVSIVAGALFVVVALATLFTGDEFEGGPVGDLSQTVADGGEADHDPVHEQSMRGTFVLTLVFFATFVVLTALNWYLLSNIWQIGP comes from the coding sequence ATGTTCGGACTCAGTACCTACGACTACGACGACGACGGCTTCCGCCGCTGTTCGGTGACCGGCCTCGACATCCACCGCTCGGCGGAGGACATGGTGAAGCTCTACGGACTGACGGCCATCCTCGCGCTCGCGGTCGGCGGCGTGTTCGCGGTGTTCGTCGCGCTCACGCGCTGGGAGGTCGTCGGGCTGCTCTCGCCCGGCGACTTCTACACCTACCTGAGCATCCACGCCTGGAACCTGCTCATCTTCTGGATGGTGTTCATGGAGGTCGCCATCCTCTACGTCGGCGGCCCGTTCGTGCTCGGCAGGAAGCTCGCGCTCCCGTCCCTCGCGAAGGTCGGCTACGTCGTGATGCTCGCCGGCGCGGTGACGGTCAACGCCGCCATCTGGCTGACGAGCTACCCGAACAACGCGCCGCTGCTGACCTCCTACGTTCCCCTGGAGTCGAGCTGGCAGTTCTACCTCGGGGCGCTCGTGTTCGTCCTCGGCGCGATAATCGCCGCACTGCCCTTCTTCGCCACGATGTGGAAGGAGAAGCGGGAGAACCCCGGCAAGACGCTCCCGCTGGTCGCATTCGGCGCGTTCGCGACCAGCATCATCGCCTTCGAGGCGCTGCTCGGCGGCGTGCTCACCTACGGGCCGGCGCTGCTCTGGCGGCTGGAGATACTCGCGACGCTGGACTCGGCGTTCTACCGCCAGATGTACTGGATCATCGGCCACGGGAGCCAGCAGATCAATCTGCTCGCGATGATCACCGTCTGGTACTTCCTCACCCACGTCGTCGGCGGGGCCGAGGTCGCCAGCCAGAAGGTCTCCCGGACGGCGTTCGTGCTCTACCTCTTCTTCATCAACATGGGGGCGGCCCACCACCTCATGTCCGACCCCGTGGTCTCGACCGGCTGGCGGATGTGGAACACGTCCTACGCCGCCTACGGCGCGGTGCTGGCGAGCATGATCCACGCCTTCGCCATCCCCGCCGGGCTGGAGGCCGGTCGTCGCGCGAAGGGGAAGGGCGGTGGCCTGTTCGGCTGGCTGTGGAGCGGTCCCTGGGACGACCCCGGTTTCTCCGCGACCATCCTGAGCATCGTCCTGTTCGGCTTCCTCGGCGGCATCACCGGCGTCATGATGGGGCAGATGCAGCTCAACATGACCTGGCACAACACGCTCGCGACGCCGGGGCACTTCCACGCGACGGTCGCCACCGGGACGACGCTCGCGTTCATGGGCCTGGGCTACTACGTCCTCCGGCTGGTGTTCGGCCGTGACTGGGCGCTCGGCCCCCTCGCGAAGATCCAGCCGTTCCTCTACGGCGGCGCGATGGGCGTGACCGTCGTGATGATGATGTACGCGGGCGTCCTCTTCGGCGTCCCCCGGCGGCATCCGGCCGTCATGGACATCCCCGGCACCGAGTTCAGCTTCGAGGCCGCCGCGCCGTTCTTCGCGGTGTTCGGCATCGGCGCGCTGGTCTCCATCGTCGCCGGTGCGCTGTTCGTCGTCGTCGCCCTCGCCACGCTGTTCACCGGCGACGAGTTCGAGGGCGGCCCCGTCGGCGACCTGAGCCAGACCGTCGCCGACGGCGGCGAGGCCGACCACGACCCGGTCCACGAGCAGAGCATGCGGGGCACGTTCGTGCTGACCCTCGTGTTCTTCGCGACGTTCGTCGTGCTCACGGCGCTGAACTGGTACCTGCTCTCGAACATCTGGCAGATAGGGCCCTGA
- the cyoE gene encoding heme o synthase, whose amino-acid sequence MDRALPRQLWSLVKPRIVTLLCVTGLFALLAAGGGSPSVVVGFVVAGALIAASSAALNCWYDRELDRHMERTADRPLPSGALDHRVALAFAVGLFVVGSLVGLATLPAGAVGYMWLGVAAYVGLYTVGLKRRHWTGVVLGGSAGSFPVLAGWTAVAPLSVEAVVMAAVVFAWTPAHAWALAHVYRADFAAAGVPTLPVVADETVVRRAVWYSVWTTLVVAALLVPFAGLLYAVTLAVAGGAFVLGYRGFRHTGSDPDAVRAFFTSNLFLATLFVAWGVSGLVPGADTALAGVALVAVPALFVGLWNARPALRGVRAEPGHEWRPVVRALVDELPVVLREYVRDNDHPGPAENSNR is encoded by the coding sequence ATGGACCGGGCACTCCCGCGACAGCTCTGGTCGCTCGTCAAACCCCGCATCGTGACGCTGCTCTGTGTCACCGGCCTGTTCGCGCTGCTGGCGGCAGGGGGCGGGTCGCCGAGCGTCGTCGTCGGCTTCGTCGTCGCGGGGGCGCTGATCGCTGCGAGCTCCGCGGCGCTGAACTGCTGGTACGACCGCGAACTCGACCGCCACATGGAGCGGACTGCCGACCGACCGCTCCCCAGCGGTGCACTCGACCACCGGGTCGCACTCGCCTTCGCCGTCGGCCTGTTCGTCGTCGGGAGCCTGGTCGGGCTGGCGACGCTCCCCGCCGGCGCTGTCGGCTACATGTGGCTCGGCGTCGCGGCCTACGTCGGGCTCTACACCGTCGGCCTGAAGCGCCGGCACTGGACCGGCGTCGTCCTCGGCGGCTCCGCCGGTTCGTTCCCCGTGCTCGCCGGCTGGACGGCCGTCGCGCCGCTCTCGGTCGAGGCGGTCGTCATGGCGGCGGTGGTGTTCGCCTGGACGCCGGCCCACGCCTGGGCGCTCGCCCACGTCTACCGCGCCGACTTCGCGGCCGCCGGGGTGCCGACGCTGCCGGTCGTCGCCGACGAGACGGTCGTCCGCCGGGCGGTGTGGTACTCCGTCTGGACGACGCTGGTCGTCGCCGCGCTGCTCGTCCCGTTCGCGGGACTGCTCTACGCGGTCACCCTCGCGGTCGCCGGCGGCGCGTTCGTCCTCGGCTATCGCGGGTTCCGGCACACCGGGAGCGACCCCGACGCAGTGCGAGCCTTCTTCACGTCGAACCTGTTCCTGGCGACCCTGTTCGTCGCCTGGGGCGTCTCCGGCCTCGTCCCGGGAGCCGACACGGCACTCGCGGGGGTCGCACTCGTGGCCGTCCCCGCGCTCTTCGTCGGCCTCTGGAACGCCCGGCCCGCGCTCCGCGGGGTCCGGGCCGAGCCGGGACACGAGTGGCGGCCAGTCGTCCGCGCGCTCGTCGACGAGCTCCCGGTCGTCCTCCGGGAATACGTTCGGGACAACGACCACCCGGGTCCCGCCGAGAACTCCAACCGATGA
- a CDS encoding DHH family phosphoesterase, with translation MSAATDLRDLLADGEELTIVCHNNPDPDCLASALVLGRIAADAGIDERRILYSGDISHQQNRALVNLLDIDLHEFDPAAVQDREPGSLLAFVDHALPGFNNRVPEGTPIDVVVDHHPAEDVEARFVDHREDVGATATIVTEYVRELGTDIDDRLATALLFAIRRETLGFLRGATTAEYEAAAYLHGLADGDLLRQLSNPAVSSATVDAIADAIENRTVFGSVLLSNVGRTSERDALPQAADYLATLEGVGTTFVFGIVGDAIQMSGRTTDSRVNVGSVLEDAFSDTGSGGGHREMAGAEVPLGIFADYTDDDSRLVDIVEQVVTARLLATMNIDRDTDDHEAEDD, from the coding sequence ATGAGTGCAGCAACCGACCTCCGGGACCTCCTGGCCGACGGGGAGGAGCTGACCATCGTCTGCCACAACAATCCCGACCCAGACTGTCTCGCCAGCGCGCTCGTGCTCGGGCGTATCGCGGCCGATGCCGGCATCGACGAGCGCCGCATCCTCTACAGCGGTGACATCTCCCACCAGCAGAACCGCGCGCTCGTCAACCTGCTCGACATCGACCTCCACGAGTTCGACCCGGCGGCCGTGCAGGACCGCGAACCGGGTTCGCTGCTCGCGTTCGTCGACCACGCACTCCCCGGCTTCAACAACCGCGTGCCCGAGGGGACGCCGATAGACGTCGTGGTCGACCACCATCCCGCGGAGGATGTCGAGGCCCGCTTCGTCGACCACCGGGAGGACGTCGGTGCCACCGCGACCATCGTGACCGAGTACGTCCGCGAGCTCGGGACGGACATCGACGACCGACTGGCGACCGCGCTCCTCTTCGCCATCCGGCGGGAGACGCTCGGTTTCCTCCGCGGCGCGACGACGGCGGAGTACGAGGCGGCGGCCTACCTCCACGGACTCGCCGACGGTGACCTACTCCGTCAGCTCTCGAACCCGGCGGTCAGCAGCGCGACGGTCGACGCCATCGCGGACGCCATCGAGAACCGGACGGTGTTCGGCTCGGTGTTGCTCTCGAACGTCGGCCGGACCAGCGAGCGGGACGCGCTCCCGCAGGCCGCCGACTACCTCGCGACCCTCGAGGGCGTGGGGACGACGTTCGTCTTCGGCATCGTCGGCGACGCCATCCAGATGAGCGGCCGGACGACGGACAGCCGCGTCAACGTCGGCAGCGTGCTCGAGGACGCCTTCTCCGACACGGGAAGCGGCGGCGGCCACCGCGAGATGGCCGGCGCGGAGGTCCCGCTCGGGATCTTCGCGGACTACACGGACGACGATAGCCGACTCGTCGACATCGTCGAGCAGGTCGTCACGGCGCGACTGCTCGCGACGATGAACATCGACCGGGATACCGACGACCACGAGGCAGAGGACGACTGA
- a CDS encoding 3-keto-5-aminohexanoate cleavage protein has product MAYGDYLDREPVIVTAALTGGVHGKEANPDLPETPEEIGKAAAEAEAAGAAVVHLHARTPNGERSFATDRFQEIDDAVREYADDVVIQHSTGGTAAPAEDRHLPLRTDPAPEMASLDMGPLNRYDHLTSENTRGMVDALHEEMVERGIKPELELFNDGHINEAHGLLDRRDLAEPMYATLIFGGGTLSRPRPRNLLNAIDDLPEGAQFNTLGFGPHQLPFATLGILLGGHVRVGLEDNVYYRRGELATSNAQLVERVVRVAGELGRPVASPAEAREILGL; this is encoded by the coding sequence ATGGCCTACGGCGACTACCTCGACCGCGAACCGGTCATCGTCACCGCGGCACTGACCGGCGGCGTCCACGGGAAGGAGGCGAACCCGGACCTCCCGGAGACCCCCGAGGAAATCGGGAAGGCGGCCGCAGAGGCCGAGGCTGCGGGGGCGGCAGTCGTCCACCTCCACGCCCGGACGCCCAACGGCGAGCGGTCGTTCGCCACCGACCGGTTCCAGGAGATCGACGACGCCGTCCGGGAGTACGCCGACGACGTCGTCATCCAGCACTCGACCGGCGGGACGGCGGCCCCTGCCGAGGACCGGCACCTCCCGCTGCGGACTGACCCCGCACCCGAGATGGCGTCGCTCGACATGGGACCGCTGAACCGCTACGACCACCTCACCAGCGAGAACACACGTGGGATGGTCGACGCGCTCCACGAGGAGATGGTCGAACGCGGCATCAAGCCCGAGCTGGAGCTGTTCAACGACGGCCACATCAACGAGGCCCACGGGCTGCTGGACCGGCGTGACCTCGCCGAGCCGATGTACGCGACGCTCATCTTCGGCGGCGGCACGCTCTCCCGGCCACGCCCCCGGAACCTCCTCAACGCCATCGACGACCTGCCCGAGGGGGCCCAGTTCAACACGCTCGGGTTCGGACCGCACCAGCTCCCCTTCGCGACGCTCGGCATCCTGCTCGGTGGGCACGTCCGCGTCGGACTCGAGGACAACGTCTACTACCGCCGCGGCGAACTCGCGACGAGCAACGCCCAGCTGGTCGAGCGCGTCGTCCGCGTCGCCGGGGAACTGGGTCGCCCGGTCGCGTCGCCCGCCGAGGCACGCGAGATACTCGGGCTGTAG
- a CDS encoding iron-containing alcohol dehydrogenase family protein produces the protein MHHETSGGVRFAYDAPTLRFGGGSVASLGAELAAAGCERALVVCGSTVGATDAVMEPVRAGLGDRLAGEFPRTTPDKRLSTAYDGVAAMRRHDADALVAVGGGSSIDVAKVMSVLRADDRAPDRVGAELAETGTVSIPDGELTPIFAVPTTLAGADISQVAGITAHPSSSLVTAFVAGGVWDERLMPTTVVGDAELVATTPESVLVGSAMNGFDKGLETLYASTRTPVTDGTASRGLRLLAEHLPRLGQEGATPDVLEPVVEGTTLVQYGISRPSETTLSVVHAFGHGLTRGYEVQQGVAHAVVVPHVLRYLFEHVDGRRDLLADALGVGDAADPADAVVESVTAVRDSLGLPTRLCEVDGPEPDGFPSVAEAVLADSFMRNKPPGLDPTQAEIEAVLEAAY, from the coding sequence ATGCACCACGAGACCTCCGGCGGCGTCCGCTTCGCGTACGACGCCCCGACGCTCCGATTCGGCGGCGGTTCGGTCGCCAGCCTCGGCGCTGAGCTCGCGGCGGCGGGCTGTGAGCGCGCGCTGGTCGTCTGCGGCTCGACGGTCGGTGCGACCGACGCGGTGATGGAACCCGTCCGCGCGGGGCTGGGCGACCGACTCGCCGGGGAGTTTCCCCGGACGACGCCCGACAAGCGGCTCTCGACCGCCTACGACGGCGTCGCCGCGATGAGACGCCACGACGCGGACGCGCTCGTCGCCGTCGGCGGCGGGAGCAGCATCGACGTGGCGAAGGTGATGAGCGTCCTGCGCGCGGACGACCGTGCCCCCGACCGGGTCGGGGCCGAACTCGCCGAGACGGGCACCGTCTCCATCCCGGACGGCGAGCTCACGCCCATCTTCGCGGTCCCGACGACGCTCGCCGGGGCGGACATCTCGCAGGTGGCCGGGATCACCGCCCACCCGTCGTCGAGCCTCGTCACGGCGTTCGTCGCCGGCGGCGTCTGGGACGAGCGGCTGATGCCGACCACCGTCGTCGGTGACGCGGAACTCGTCGCGACGACGCCCGAGTCGGTGCTCGTCGGGTCGGCGATGAACGGCTTCGACAAGGGCCTCGAGACGCTGTACGCGAGTACCCGGACGCCCGTGACAGACGGCACGGCCAGTCGCGGACTCCGACTGCTCGCCGAGCACCTCCCGCGGCTGGGCCAGGAGGGTGCGACGCCGGACGTGCTCGAACCGGTCGTCGAGGGGACCACGCTGGTCCAGTACGGCATCTCGCGCCCGTCCGAGACGACGCTCTCGGTCGTCCACGCCTTCGGTCACGGGCTCACGCGCGGCTACGAGGTCCAGCAGGGCGTCGCCCACGCCGTCGTCGTCCCGCACGTCCTCCGGTACCTGTTCGAGCACGTCGACGGTCGCCGGGACCTGCTCGCCGACGCGCTCGGTGTCGGCGACGCAGCCGACCCGGCCGACGCCGTCGTCGAGAGCGTCACCGCGGTCCGGGACTCGCTCGGGCTGCCGACACGGCTCTGCGAGGTGGACGGTCCGGAGCCCGACGGGTTCCCGTCCGTCGCCGAGGCCGTCCTCGCCGACTCGTTCATGCGGAACAAGCCGCCGGGCCTCGACCCGACACAGGCGGAGATAGAGGCGGTCCTCGAGGCGGCGTACTGA
- a CDS encoding SRPBCC family protein, translating into MNTVSLSRSVEGSADSVRDAMADLEAFTEAAGFDGVVVDGDTVHITNHVGLLELTLDLVVTTDERETLELEQTDGIFESMTTRYTVTGDTESCEVTAETEFALDVAIVGQVLDATVIKRQRTRELVGQLDWLERQVSGASTKQF; encoded by the coding sequence ATGAACACCGTCTCGCTGTCGCGGTCGGTCGAGGGATCGGCGGACTCCGTTCGGGACGCGATGGCCGACCTCGAAGCGTTCACCGAGGCGGCCGGCTTCGATGGGGTGGTCGTCGACGGCGACACCGTCCACATCACGAACCACGTCGGGCTGCTCGAACTCACGCTCGACCTCGTCGTCACGACGGACGAGCGCGAGACCCTGGAGCTCGAGCAGACGGACGGTATCTTCGAGTCGATGACCACCCGGTACACCGTCACCGGCGATACGGAATCGTGCGAGGTGACCGCCGAGACCGAGTTCGCACTCGACGTGGCCATCGTCGGGCAGGTGCTCGATGCGACGGTCATCAAGCGCCAGCGGACACGGGAGCTGGTGGGCCAGCTCGACTGGCTCGAACGGCAGGTGTCGGGAGCGAGTACGAAGCAATTTTAG
- a CDS encoding translation initiation factor IF-2 subunit beta, with protein sequence MDYEDQLERAMEETPEISSAGERFSVPDAEVRQEGKMTVYENFRETTDVLNREPSHVMKFFQDELGTSGHIDERGRARLKGEFRRERIADALAEYVDSFVRCTECSSPDTRLVTEQGTTVLKCDACGALSAVPDL encoded by the coding sequence ATGGACTACGAGGACCAACTGGAACGCGCGATGGAGGAGACGCCCGAGATCAGCTCCGCGGGCGAGCGCTTCAGCGTCCCCGACGCCGAGGTCCGCCAGGAGGGGAAGATGACCGTCTATGAGAACTTCAGGGAGACGACGGACGTGCTCAATCGGGAGCCGTCACACGTCATGAAGTTCTTCCAGGACGAACTCGGCACCAGCGGTCACATCGACGAACGTGGCCGCGCGCGGCTGAAGGGCGAGTTCCGGCGGGAACGGATCGCCGACGCGCTCGCCGAGTACGTCGACTCGTTCGTCCGGTGTACCGAGTGTTCGTCGCCGGACACGCGGCTGGTCACCGAACAGGGGACGACCGTGCTGAAGTGCGACGCCTGCGGAGCGCTCTCGGCGGTCCCCGACCTCTAG
- a CDS encoding DUF7836 family putative zinc-binding protein has protein sequence MVETYVRLLCPECNKEWELGPDELPGPKRNYSCSNCHATRRLAEFMRTERDLETLKQLQ, from the coding sequence ATGGTGGAAACCTACGTCCGGCTTCTCTGTCCCGAATGCAACAAGGAGTGGGAGCTGGGACCGGACGAGCTCCCCGGCCCGAAGCGCAACTACAGCTGTTCGAACTGCCACGCGACGCGTCGCCTGGCGGAGTTCATGCGGACGGAACGCGACCTCGAGACCCTGAAACAGCTCCAGTGA
- a CDS encoding transcription initiation factor IIB, translating into MSDTVTTRFTDETQTTETETDERTKAETSEAETTCPECGGDVRFDAEHGETVCTECGLVVDDQNIDRGPEWRAFDASERDSKSRVGAPTTKMMHDDGLSTNIGWQNKDAYGRSLSSRQRKKMQRLRTWNERFRTRDSKERNLKQALGEIDRMASSLGLPKNVRETASVIYRRALAEDLLPGRSIEGVATAALYAAARQAGTPRSLDEMAVVSRVDKMELTRTYRYVVRELKLEIQPADPEKFVPRFASDLGLSDEAERRARQLLDNARDEGILSGKSPVGLAAAAIYAAALLTNEKVTQSEVSDVANISEVTIRNRYKELLEASDTGFAAA; encoded by the coding sequence ATGAGCGATACAGTAACCACCCGTTTCACGGACGAAACACAGACGACGGAGACCGAGACAGACGAGCGAACGAAGGCGGAGACGAGCGAAGCCGAGACGACCTGCCCCGAGTGCGGCGGTGACGTCCGCTTCGACGCCGAGCACGGCGAGACCGTCTGCACGGAGTGCGGGCTCGTCGTCGACGACCAGAACATCGACCGCGGGCCCGAGTGGCGTGCGTTCGACGCGAGCGAACGCGACTCGAAGTCCCGCGTCGGCGCACCGACGACGAAGATGATGCACGACGACGGCCTGTCGACGAACATCGGCTGGCAGAACAAGGACGCCTACGGGCGCTCGCTGTCCAGCCGCCAGCGCAAGAAGATGCAGCGGCTGCGCACCTGGAACGAGCGCTTCCGCACCCGCGACAGCAAGGAGCGCAACCTGAAACAGGCGCTCGGCGAGATCGACCGCATGGCCAGCTCGCTCGGCCTCCCGAAGAACGTCCGCGAGACCGCGTCGGTCATCTACCGCCGCGCACTCGCGGAGGACCTGCTCCCGGGCCGCTCCATCGAGGGCGTCGCCACCGCCGCGCTGTACGCCGCCGCCCGACAGGCCGGCACGCCGCGCAGCCTCGACGAGATGGCGGTCGTCAGCCGCGTCGACAAGATGGAGCTGACCCGCACGTACCGGTACGTCGTCCGCGAGCTGAAGCTGGAGATCCAGCCCGCAGACCCCGAGAAGTTCGTGCCGCGGTTCGCGAGCGACCTCGGTCTCAGCGACGAGGCCGAGCGCCGGGCGCGCCAGCTGCTCGACAACGCCCGCGACGAGGGCATCCTCTCGGGCAAGTCACCCGTCGGCCTCGCGGCGGCGGCCATCTACGCGGCCGCACTGCTGACCAACGAGAAGGTCACGCAGAGCGAGGTCAGCGACGTGGCCAACATCTCCGAGGTCACCATCCGGAACCGGTACAAGGAGCTGCTCGAGGCCTCCGACACCGGGTTCGCGGCCGCGTAA
- a CDS encoding DUF7282 domain-containing protein, which translates to MRDRLTVLIVVVALCTSAVAGVAAAGTDTTAESNHASVTFEAQTSGGHTVTVDEVTLADGGFVTIHDASVTEGNVFGSVLGTSQYLEAGTHEDVTITLDDPVSEDATLVAMPHRDTDGDRTYSFVASNGETDGPYTADGSAVVDTAEITVSATVSMDNGVVANDTVVVDRVELSEGGFVTVHDATVTDGAVFESIRGTSQYLEAGVHENVRVTLEEPLTEDTTLVPMAHVDSDGDETYTFEDSEGGADGPFTANGSAVVDTAAVTIGTEAIVRFANQSTGGERVVVDEVFLPEGGFVTVHDATVTEGAVFESIRGTSAYLAPGTHEDVEVILEDPVTEDTTLVPMAHMDSDGDMEYTFEESEGGADGPYTADGSAVVDTGTVTLGASVAMADQTSDGRTVVVEDVDLAEGGFVTIHDSSLFAGAVFESVLGTSEYLEAGHHEAVTVTLDQPIRSTGTLVPMAHVDSDGDGTYSFAESEGEADGPYTDDGGAVVDTARVQVGAYVNMSDQETDGTTVVVDSVTLQDGGFVTVHDATVTEGAVFESIRGTSTYLAPGTHEDVEIALDAPLEEDTTLVPMAHVDSDGDETYTFAEGEGAADGPYNYFGGAVVDTASATVTAGMDDATETDQPTETTAMADGTTMMAETTAMDGTDADGDADDGGSPGFGIAVALVALVAAAGLARRRTGR; encoded by the coding sequence ATGCGGGACAGATTGACAGTACTGATAGTCGTCGTCGCACTCTGCACCAGCGCGGTCGCGGGTGTGGCGGCGGCAGGCACCGACACGACGGCCGAGTCGAACCACGCCTCGGTGACGTTCGAAGCACAGACCTCCGGCGGCCACACGGTGACCGTCGACGAGGTGACGCTGGCGGACGGTGGCTTCGTGACCATCCACGACGCGAGCGTCACGGAGGGCAACGTGTTCGGGAGCGTCCTCGGTACGTCCCAGTACCTCGAGGCGGGGACTCACGAGGACGTGACCATCACGCTGGACGACCCGGTGAGCGAGGACGCGACGCTCGTCGCGATGCCCCACCGTGACACCGACGGCGACCGCACGTACTCCTTCGTCGCCTCGAACGGCGAGACCGACGGCCCGTACACGGCTGACGGCAGCGCCGTGGTCGACACGGCCGAGATCACCGTCTCCGCGACGGTCTCGATGGACAACGGCGTGGTCGCGAACGACACCGTCGTCGTCGACCGCGTCGAGCTGAGCGAGGGCGGCTTCGTGACGGTCCACGACGCGACCGTGACCGACGGCGCTGTCTTCGAGAGCATCCGCGGCACCTCCCAGTACCTCGAGGCTGGCGTCCACGAGAACGTCCGCGTGACGCTCGAGGAACCGCTGACCGAGGACACGACGCTGGTCCCGATGGCCCACGTGGACAGCGACGGTGACGAGACGTACACCTTCGAGGATAGCGAGGGCGGTGCAGACGGCCCGTTCACGGCGAACGGGAGCGCAGTCGTCGACACGGCCGCGGTCACCATCGGCACCGAGGCGATCGTGCGCTTCGCGAACCAGTCCACCGGCGGCGAGCGCGTCGTCGTGGACGAGGTGTTCCTACCCGAGGGCGGTTTCGTGACGGTCCACGACGCGACCGTGACGGAGGGTGCCGTCTTCGAGAGCATCCGCGGCACCTCCGCGTACCTGGCACCTGGCACGCACGAGGACGTCGAGGTCATCCTCGAGGACCCGGTCACCGAGGACACGACGCTGGTCCCGATGGCGCACATGGACTCCGACGGTGACATGGAGTACACGTTCGAGGAGAGCGAGGGCGGTGCCGACGGCCCGTACACCGCAGACGGGAGTGCGGTCGTGGACACCGGGACGGTGACGCTCGGCGCGAGCGTCGCCATGGCCGACCAGACCTCCGACGGCCGCACGGTCGTCGTCGAGGACGTCGACCTCGCGGAGGGCGGCTTCGTGACCATTCACGACAGCTCGCTGTTCGCGGGTGCGGTGTTCGAGAGCGTCCTCGGCACCTCGGAGTACCTCGAAGCCGGTCACCACGAGGCGGTGACGGTCACGCTCGACCAGCCGATCCGCTCGACGGGGACGCTGGTCCCGATGGCCCACGTGGACTCCGACGGTGATGGGACGTACTCCTTCGCCGAGAGCGAGGGCGAGGCGGACGGCCCGTACACGGACGACGGCGGCGCGGTGGTCGACACCGCCCGCGTGCAGGTCGGCGCGTACGTCAACATGAGCGACCAGGAGACCGACGGCACGACGGTCGTCGTCGACTCGGTCACCCTGCAGGACGGCGGCTTCGTGACGGTCCACGACGCCACGGTGACGGAGGGTGCCGTCTTCGAGAGCATCCGCGGCACCTCCACCTACCTTGCTCCGGGCACGCACGAGGACGTCGAGATCGCGCTCGACGCCCCGCTCGAGGAGGACACGACGCTGGTCCCGATGGCACACGTGGACTCCGACGGTGACGAGACGTACACCTTCGCCGAGGGCGAGGGTGCTGCCGACGGCCCGTACAACTACTTCGGTGGCGCGGTGGTCGACACGGCCAGTGCGACCGTGACCGCCGGGATGGACGACGCCACCGAGACCGACCAGCCCACCGAGACGACCGCGATGGCCGACGGCACGACGATGATGGCGGAGACGACCGCGATGGACGGCACCGACGCTGACGGCGACGCCGACGACGGCGGCTCGCCCGGCTTCGGTATCGCCGTGGCGCTCGTCGCGCTCGTCGCGGCGGCCGGCCTCGCGCGCCGGCGCACCGGACGCTGA